In one Nomascus leucogenys isolate Asia chromosome 13, Asia_NLE_v1, whole genome shotgun sequence genomic region, the following are encoded:
- the AVP gene encoding vasopressin-neurophysin 2-copeptin yields the protein MPDTMLPACFLGLLAFSSACYFQNCPRGGKRAMSDLELRQCLPCGPGDKGRCFGPSICCADELGCFVGTAEALRCQEENYLPSPCQSGQKACGSGGRCAAFGVCCNDESCMTEPECREGFHRRARASDRSNATQLDGPAGALLLRLVQLAGAPEPFEPAQPDVY from the exons ATGCCCGACACCATGCTGCCCGCCTGCTTCCTCGGCCTACTGGCCTTCTCCTCTGCGTGCTACTTCCAGAACTGCCCGAGGGGCGGCAAGAGGGCCATGTCCGACCTGGAGCTGAGACAG TGCCTCCCCTGCGGCCCCGGGGACAAAGGCCGCTGCTTCGGGCCCAGCATCTGCTGCGCGGACGAGCTGGGCTGCTTTGTGGGCACGGCTGAGGCGCTGCGCTGCCAGGAGGAGAACTACCTGCCGTCGCCCTGCCAGTCCGGCCAGAAGGCGTGCGGGAGCGGGGGCCGCTGCGCCGCCTTCGGCGTCTGCTGCAACGACG AGAGCTGCATGACCGAGCCCGAGTGCCGCGAGGGCTTTCACCGCCGCGCCCGCGCCAGCGACCGGAGCAACGCCACGCAGCTGGACGGGCCGGCTGGGGCCTTGCTGCTGCGGCTGGTGCAGCTGGCCGGGGCGCCCGAGCCCTTCGAGCCCGCCCAGCCCGACGTCTACTGA